From the genome of Drosophila melanogaster chromosome 2L, one region includes:
- the CG18518 gene encoding uncharacterized protein, translating into MSSKKNITPPNNSADKETDRKIPEESLSITNHPGATSTPTYMTRKRQRLLSLQMDSALSLSLVDRVPQTFEDIRGRKGIRDASSPKTGKLPRTKARNIPKTPARVSPSINHGRNSAKPKTPAKKKTTEKTPAKTPTDTPKISPKNTRQISPNKSPKTFSMMQNVPAKKSPIKSLIKKPKTPAVKSPIEPIILPTESQLKSPIKLSISPTKSSMMSTILTKQSVKSEKNSPEAHFSGEVTNKENAAEEDISEPPSKQPRLHILQVNLGSPFAMTHSKKLKVIAVDSNDENQEAKEAPPDNLSEINTSEEMKSFEIKNSFKNEIEKSDKNCFIS; encoded by the coding sequence atgagTTCCAAAAAGAATATAACTCCACCAAACAATTCAGCCGATAAGGAAACGGATCGCAAAATCCCCGAAGAGTCTCTATCAATCACTAACCATCCGGGGGCCACATCAACGCCAACTTATATGACACGCAAACGGCAGAGGCTTTTATCTCTCCAGATGGATTCTGCATTGTCATTGTCATTGGTGGATCGAGTTCCACAAACATTCGAGGATATTCGTGGACGAAAGGGTATTCGTGATGCCAGTTCTCCAAAAACTGGTAAACTCCCAAGGACTAAAGCCCGGAATATACCGAAAACACCAGCGCGTGTTTCCCCAAGTATAAATCATGGTAGGAATTCTGCTAAGCCAAAGACCCCAGCTAAAAAGAAGACTACGGAGAAAACTCCTGCGAAGACGCCCACAGACACGCCGAAAATATCGCCAAAAAATACGCGACAAATATCGCCGAACAAGTCGCCAAAAACTTTCTCGATGATGCAAAATGTTCCAGCAAAAAAATCACCAATAAAATCATTAATAAAGAAGCCGAAAACGCCAGCAGTGAAATCACCAATTGAACCCATTATATTACCAACAGAGTCCCAATTGAAATCTCCGATAAAGTTATCAATTTCGCCAACGAAATCATCAATGATGTCAACGATTTTGACAAAGCAGTCGGTGAAGTCCGAAAAGAATTCCCCTGAAGCCCATTTCTCTGGAGAAGTAACCAATAAGGAAAATGCCGCTGAAGAAGATATTTCGGAGCCACCTTCAAAACAGCCTCGTCTACATATTTTGCAAGTCAATTTGGGGTCCCCATTCGCAATGACGCACAGCAAAAAACTGAAAGTAATTGCAGTAGATTCCAATGATGAAAATCAGGAAGCAAAAGAAGCACCTCCTGACAATTTAAGCGAAATCAACACAAGTGAGGAAATGAAGTCCTTCGAAATcaaaaattcttttaaaaatgAGATAGAAAAATCGgacaaaaattgttttatttcgtAA